CAAAACCCTGTTGTAGGGTGTATCGGTGTCGATAAAGCCCTGTTTGGCAAGAAAACCATCATAATGGTAATTGAGGAATGCCGCTAAAACAAAGAGAATGACGGAGCATGCCTTGAGCGGTTTCCCTGATGGTTCGGCTAAGATAGAAGCAATAGCCAGTCCGGCAGCGGTAATATAAAGGATTGACGTGCTGCCGACCCAGGCAATGAGGACAAAACCGGCAAGAAAGGTGCCAACGATGGAGCCAATGGTGGACACCGCATAAAGGTTTCCAGCGGTCCGTCCGCCATGCTCCCGATCCTCAAGGTGCAGCCGCACGGCAAACGGCGCGACCATGCCAAGCAGCACCGATGCCGGTGAGAAGAGCGCTACCGTCGCCATTACGGCTACTGCCTGAAGATCGCCAATACCCTGCATCAAATCAAGTACCCAGGTTTTTGAAAGGGCAATGGCAGTTGTTGACCAGGCAGCCAATAAAACGATGCGTCCAAGAATCCTGGGCTGCGGATGCCGGTCAGCGATAATTCCACCCCACCAGGCTCCCAGGCTGAGACTGGCAAGAACGATGCCGATAAGGCTGGTCCAGACAATAAGTGAAGTGCCGAGAACCGGCGCAAGGATTCGCGACCCGGTAAGCTCTATAATCATCACGGCGGCGCCGCAAAGAAACACACACCAATGAAGCATACGGTTTTCCTCGATTGTTACCTGCTTTGCCATGGACTGCATGGCGATCCTGCGACCAGAATTTGATACGGGGCACATCACGAAAAAAGCAATTTGTAAACCTGACTACAGGACATCAGAATACACATGGCGATCACCAGTGGTCTGATAAGCTTCTCTCCGCCATTCAGCATGGTATGGCTGGCCAGGGAGGCGCCACAGAACTGGCCGAGCATCATCGCCAGGGCAATCAGCCAGGCAACTTGGCCGGCTGCGGCAAACACAGCCATTGATATGACATTTGTCGTAAAGTTCAGCAGTTTTGCCCTGATAGTGGCCTGCAGGAGCGTCTGGCCACGTAACATCACCCCACTGGCGGCAAAAAAAGAACCGGCTCCGGGTCCAATAGCCCCATCATAAAAACCGATAAGCGGCACTGCGGTGATACCGTAGATTTTTTCCGATTGACGGGCGGATGTAGTCACCTTCCCTACCTGCGGGCTGGCAAGAAAATAGCCGGCAACTCCAATGAGAAGAAAAGGAATCCCCCAATGCAGCCAACTGGTGTCAACCCTCTGGATAAGTAAAGTGCCGAGCATAGAGCCAATAGCCGCCGCTAATACCAGGGGCAGACAGTTGACAATATTCAATTGTCCTTTTGCGAGGAGCATCAGCGTTGCAGTCAGTGTTCCGACAAAGCCCTGGGCCTTATTGGTGGCCAGGGCCGACACCGGCGGCAGTCCCGCCAGCATCAATGCCGGCAGGGTCAGCAGCCCGCCGCCTCCGGCTAGGGTGTCCACCCAGCCGGCCAGCAGGGCGACAAGAAACATGGTGAGGATCAACCATAGCGGCCAGTCAATTGCAAGCATCTGTGTTCCTGTTAAGAATTCTTGTCAGGCTGAAAAGATCTGGCCCAGTTTAATCGCCAGATCTCTTTTCATAAACGGCTTCTGAAGAAAGTGCAGGCCTTCCGGGAGAAAGCCCTGGCGGGCAATGACATTTGCGGTGTAGCCGGACATGAACAGACATTTCAGGGTCGGGTTGGCCTGCAGGATGACTCTTGCCAGGTCGTTGCCATTCATCTCCGGCATGATAATGTCAGAGAGGAGAAGTCGCAACTTATCTTTATGCTTCTCGGCGAGCTGAATTGCCATATTGGCGGAGCTGGTGGCCACTACACGATAACCAAGGCTTTCCAGCATGCGCGCGTTGAGCTCGAGGATGACGGTTTCATCCTCGACAAGAAGTATCAACTGCCCTTGACCAAGAGGCGGTTCCGGTTCTTCCTGGCGTACTATCCCCTCGACTTCTCCTGTGTGTTGCGGCAGGTAGATGCGGAAGGTTGAACCTTGTCCTGGTTCACTGTATACCTTTATAAATCCGCCGTTTTGCTTAACAATACCGTATACCATCGCCAGGCCGAGGCCGGTGCCCTCGCCTTGCTTTTTGGTGGTAAAGAACGGTTCAAAGATATGCTTCAAAGTATCCTTGGTGATGCCGGAGCCACTGTCGCTGACCGAGAGCATGGTGTATTGACCCGGTAGAAAACCAGGGTTGTCTGCACAGTATTCGCTGTTGAGGGTGACTGTGCCGGTCTCGATGATGATCTTGCCAAGGCCGTGAATGGCATCCCGCGCATTGACACAGAGGTTGGCAAGGATCTGATCGACCTGGGATGGATCAATGAAGACCGGGGCCAGCCCGGTCTGTGGCAGCCAGGCCAGCTGAATGTCCTCGCCGATCAGCCGGCGGAGCATCTTCAGGACGCCCTCAATGGTATGGTTGAGGTTTATAATCTTCGGAGTGACCGCCTGTTTGCGGGCGAAGGCCAGAAGTTGGCGGGTGAGATCCGCCGACCGCAGGGCGGCCTTTTTAATCTCTTCCAGTTCACGGTGCATCTTCGGTTCGCTTTTTGATTGTTCTAGGGCCATCTCGGCATTGCCAAGGATGACGCTGAGCATATTGTTGAAATCATGGGCGACACCTCCCGCCAGCCGGCCGACCGATTCCATTTTCTGGGCCTGCTGCAGCTGCGATTGAATCTTTTCCTTCTCCTTCTCCGACTGTTTGAGGTCGGTGATATTCTCAAAGGCGACGCCCAGGCGTGTTCCGGGAAGGGGGAAGGCGCGGATGCGGAAGGCCTCGGTCAGCCGGTCGCCGGTGTAATACTGGTCTTCGGTTTCCATCATCTCGCCGGTTTGCAGCACCTCGATGAGACGGGTATGAATGCCATGGTCCTTGGCCTTTGGCCAGAGGGTGTCGAAGTCCAGGCCGATAAGTTGATCGATTTCCTGGCCGATGAGCCGTGCCGCCTCCGGGTTGCCGCCGACCAGCACCAGACGGTTCGGGCGGTAGTACTGGTAAATAAAAAGTCCGGCGGGAATGGCCCGCACCAGGTCGTCGGAGGTCTGTAGGGACTCGCGGAGCTGCTGGTCGATCCGTTTCGCCTCGACAAGATGAAAGACCATCCCAGCCAGATAGGCAACCGTTTCCACATCGTCTTCATCGTAATTAACCGGTTTGTTGCCCACCCCGAGGATGGCCACAATCTTGTCGTTATATGTGACCGGCACCACTAGCTCACGGATGACTGCGGCATGACCCGGCGGCAGGCCCTTTTTGCCGGGCATGGAGGCGTAGTCGTTATGCACCACCGGTTTGCGCTGCCGCAGGCAGTCGACCCACACCCCCGCCTGGGCAATGTCGTAATGCCGGCCTTTTCCTTCGATCCGGCAGAACTCGCGCAGGGTTCGCGACGACCACTGCTGGAGGGACAGGGTCTTCTGGTCGTCTTCGACAAAATGGAAAAAACCGATGGGGCTGTCGACCAGCTCACAGACCTCATCCAGGACCTTGGTGAGGAGGTCGTCGAGGGAGTGGTTGCCGGCAAAGAGGGTGATTTCCAAGCGTTTCTCGGTGAGTCGCTGCAGATGGCGGGTCTTGCTCTGGTCGCGAAAGACAAGAACTGCCCCGGAAATATTGCCGCTGGTATCGTGGAGAGGTGAAGCAGTGCTGGCGATGGCTGTTCTCTTGCCGCTCTTGCCGAGTAAAAATGCTTGTCGGTCCTGCGAACAGTCCTTGCCGTCGCGCAGCACCTGCGTGACGGGATCGTCGATCTTCAGCCCGGTCCGCTCATCGATGAGGGAGAAGACCTCCGCCAAGGGTTTGCCGACAGCCTCGACATGTAATAAACCGGTTAGCCTTTCCGCGGCCGGGTTGAGCAATTCGATCCGGCCCTCATGATCGGATACGATAATCCCATCGGCGATACCCTGCAGGATGACACTGCTTCGTTCGGCATTGCGGCGCAGCAGCTGCTCGGCGGCAAAGAGCTGCCGAAAATAATTACGTTTGGTCCGCTGTTGTATGGCTAGGCCAAGGGCAATCAGCAGGGCGGCGATACCTGAAAAGGCGAGGATCAGCAAGAGTGATTGGTTGCGCCAGGCGGCAAAGGCCTCTCTGTCGTCAATTTTGGAGATGAGGATCCATGGCGAGTTGGGAACCTCTTCGGCATAGGCGATGACCTGTTCCCCCCGATAATCCACTCCTTTGATGATCCCCAGTCTGCCGTTTACGGCAGCCGCGGCAGGTACCTGGAGCCTGGTTTTCGGAATGCGCAGCTGCATGCCACTGTCCGGCCGGTGCCGCAGTTTGTTGAGATAGAGGACGTCGTCACCATCACCCCGCACCAGGAGTGATTCGGCGGTCTTACTGGGGATTGGCCAACCGCCGACCAAGGGGAAGAGAAACTTGCTGGTATCGTTTACCAGGATGAATACCCCAAGCAGGGCTTCTCCGAGTCGGCCATCATAATACAGCGGCGTGGCTGCCGCCATAGACACTACTCCCTGATCGTCGCGGTACAGGTCGCTGAGAACCGTTTGTTTGGTGCCTATTGCCTGAGCGGTGAGGTTTTCTGCGCTGTTGTATTGTTTGAATCCCGCGACGGTTCCATGGCTCACCATGGTATTGCCCTGTGGATCAACCAGCAGTACTCCTAAAAGATGATAATGGCGGGCAATGGTACTGATGGTATCAAGCAGGAGCTGGGCGCGTTCCGGCTGAGAATCGGCCAGATACCGCTCAACCGCCTTGGAGAAGGGTTTACCCTCGGCAAGGAGATTGGTCTCATCAACGATACGGTGCCGCCACTTGGCAATTTCTTTGACCTTGAGAGAGGAGATGGCCTTTAATTGGTCTTCGACGAGGATGTGCTGTTGCTGCTGTTGGGCATTGAACAGCCAAATCCCAACTCCCAGGTCGAGGGCCAACAACACCAATAAAAGGATCAGTAAGCTGGTGGAAGAGGTCTTTTTGATCTGCGGTTGCACAATAATTGACATAGTCTGGTTACTGCCATTCCCCCGCCGGAAGGAGAGGGCTTCCGGCGGGGCGGTTGGTACTGCAATTAGACCTTGAACCGTTTCATCAGTTCCTGCAGCTTGCCGGCAAGATCGGAGAGGGCCTGGGCGCTGGCCTGGACCTGACCGCTGCCGGCGCCAACCTGGGTGGCCTCTTGGTTGATCTCGGAAATATTCTTGGTGATTTCGCCAACGACTATTGAGCTTTGGGCAACATTCTCGTTGACCTCAAGAATGCCCTGGGCGGCCTGGGAGATGTTGCCGGCGATCTCGTTGGTGGCGGCCGATTGTTCCACTACCGCCGTGGCGATGCCGCCGATGACGTTGTTGATCTCGGCAATGACCGCGGAAATATTTTCAATATCGCCGATCGTCGAACTGGTGGTGGTCTGCATCTCGTCGATCTGGCTCTTGATATCGACCGTCGCTGCCGCCGTCTGCCGTGCCAGTTCCTTGATCTCGTTGGCGACTACGGCAAAACCCTTGCCCGCTTCGCCGGCCCTGGCAGCCTCGATGGTGGCGTTGAGGGCGAGGAGATTGGTTTGTTCGGAGATCTCGGTGATGGTTTCGGTGACCTTGCCGACTTTGCGCGCCGACTCACCCAGGGCGGTGATTTTTTCCGAGGTGGCATGGCTCTGGGCCACCGCTTTTTCCGATACCTCGCGGGCCTTTTCAGCGCTTTGGCTGATCTCGTTGACGGTGGCGGTCATTTCTTCGGTGGCGGTGGCCACCAGGCCGACGTTACTGGATGACTGCTCCATGGCGGCGGAGACCGAATGGAAGTTCGAGCTCATCTCTTCGGCGGCGGTGGCGACGGTGCCGGATTTGCTGGCAGTGCCCTGGGCAGAGGAGGAGAGCTGCCGGGATACCGCGGCAAGGTCGGTTGACGAGGAGGAAAGGGTGTTGACGCCAGCGGCGATCTCGCCGATCATCGATCGCAATTGCCGTAGGGTGCCATTCATCGCGTTGGCCATGACGCCTATCTCGTCCTTTTGATCGATCTCAAGTTTTGCCGTCAGATCGCCTTTTGCCATGGTCTCGGCCAATTTCACCGTCTGGGCCACCGGTCCGGTGATCGAGCGAATGATCAGGAAGGCGGCAAGGATACCTATCGCTATGGCCATGGCTGCCAGAATGACAATGAGCATCTCCGCCCGAGTGGCGCTTGCTTCAGCACTCTTGGCGAGATCTCCGGACAATTTATTCTGCAGCGATATGACATCGTCGCTGGCTGCGAAGTATTTTGACTGGGCCTCCCGTATCTTTGTCAGCAACATGCCCTTGGCCTTGTCCAGCTCACCGGCCTTGATATGTCCAATATATTGATCAGTGGCTTCAATATAGGCGGCTCGGGCGTCGAAGAGGCTTTTGGCCTTGGCCAGCGTCTCTGGGTCTTTGCTGGTTTTTTGCAGGGTTTCGATGTTCTTGCCGATGATGGCGCGGGACTTTTCTACCCGCGCCAGTTCAGCCTGCTGGGTTTCCTTGCTGGTATCAATGATGATATTGCGCAGGGCACGGGCAATAACATTGATGTTGTCGTTGATCTCGTTGGCTAGTTCAACCTTTGGCATGCGGTCATCGGCCAGGGTGGATAGATCGTCATTGAGCCGCTCGATAACTGTAAACGACACCCCGCCATTGACCAGCAGGAAGAGAAGGATTAAGGAAAACGCTAGGGTCAGCCGGGTTCCTATTTTCATGTTTTTCAGCATTGGTCGTCTCCTAGAAAGATAGTGGTTACAGAGAATATTTTTTTGGCCGCAAGGCCCTATAGTGTATTACCCAGCTGTATTGCCTTTCGAAGTTGCAATAAGTATTCCAGGAAGGGTGGAACTTCGGTAAACACCTGCTGTTGCAAAGCATATCACAAAAACCAGGAAAGCAACAAAGCAGGAAGAAAATAAAATTGGCGGTTATCCTTGAGCGTCATTGGTAGAGGGAGGTAAATTTACCACCGGCCATGGACAATTTTGTCGCCGGGAGCTTTTTGGTGATAAGTGTTTGGGTAAGGATAGATTTGCATTTCAATACGATAGCGTGGTAAAGCGGGGTCCGGTGGGCCGGGGAGGTGAATTTGCCACCCGGAAGAGCGATGGCATAAGGCAAGGGTTTTCACCCCTATTTTCTTTGCCGCGAATCGATGGGCGAAGAGTGGCTCAGAAAACTTCTGAGAGGTGGAGGGATTGACTGATCGCCGCCGCCAGTTCGGCCTCGCTGACGGGTTTGACAAAAAAGAAATTAACCTTGGCGGTGCGCAGCGCCTGTTCAACAGCACCAAGGCCCTGCTCTGTTACAACAATGACCGGTGGATGATCAATGCCGGAGGTTGCCGCAAATTTTTCCAGTTGTTCCAGGATGGCAACGCACGAGCGGTTCTCACCGAACAGCTCGAAGATGATCAAATCGAACATCTCCGTCAGCAGGAATTCGGCATCGAACTCCTCAAGAATAAGGTGGACCGGGTTGATGCGCAGGCTGTGCAGAACCTGCTCGACGGTCAGTTTGGCGCTGCTGTCATCGTAACTGAGCAAGACATTCGGCATACTTTTCCTGGACGGAACTGTTTCCCCCGTTTACCGGGAGACGGGTGGCTGGGATAATACGCCACATGGGTCGAGTATGCTGAAGCAACTCCTGTACCAGAGATACAAGGAATATCGAATTTGTAGATATGTATTCGATATTAGTGATATTTCAAGGCGTTCGCGGCCGGTGGCAGGAGAGCGCAGGTGCCCCGGCAGGGGGGGAAGGGAGGGGAGAGGAGGCAGGTTTACCTCCTCATTGGTATTTCGTAGGGTGCTCTCCGCTCAGGGCTGTGTCCGAAGGTTGACTGGAGAAATCCTTCATGGCCAGACCGAGTTCCTTGATCTTGGCGTAGAAATTCTTCTTATGCATGCCGGAGAGTTTCAGGGCCTGCTGCAGGCTGCCCTGGGACAGGCAGAGGGTTTTTAACAGGTAATCCCGGTCAAATTCTTCCAGGGCCTGTTCCTTGGCCTCTTTGTAGCTGATCACCGAATCTTGACCGCTGTCGCCCACCACCCGGCGGACATCGGCCAGGGAGATTTTCCGGCTGGTGGCCATCTGGGAGATTTTATAGAGGGTCTGTTTCAACTGGCGGACGTTGCCCGGCCAGTCCTTGTCGATGAGCTGCGAGGCGGCGTCGGCGGAGATCTCGTAGGTGATGTTTTTTGCCGTGCCGAAGAGATCGAGAAAGTGCCAGATGAGCGGCAGGATATCGCCTTTTCGCTCGTCGAGCGGGGTGGTCTTGATAATTGAGGCCGACAGCCGGAAGTACAGGTCCTCGCGGAATTTCCCGGCCCGGCACATCTCTTCGAGATCACGGTTGGTGGCGGCGACGACCCGCACATCGACCTTGTGGATCTTCGCCTCACCGACCCGCGAATATTCGCCGTCGTCGAGAAAACGCAGCAGTTTGGCCTGCACCTCCAGAGGCAGTTCGCCCACCTCGTCGAAAAACAGGGTGCCGCCATCGGCCGTGCCGATGTAGCCCTTGGTGCTCTTTACCGCCCCGGTAAAGGCGCCGCTGACATGGCCGAACAGCTCGGTCTCGGCCAGCGTTCCGAGAACGGCGCAGTTGACCGGCATGAAGACATTGCCGCTGCGGCTGCTGTTGCGGTGGATGTCTCGGGCGATGATCTCCTTGCCGGTCCCCGATTTGCCGAGGATGAGCACCGGGATGTCGAGATTGGCCAGCGAGGCGATTTCATCCCGGATGTCCCGCGTCGACATGGATACGCCAATATAGCCGCTGCCCTTTCGCTCCGGGGAATTGGAGGTGACAAAGGCATTGCGCAGCCTCTTGAAATGCAGGGCGGCGTAGACGGTGTACACAAGCTGCGATTCATTGAAGGGCTTGAAAAGAAAGTGGGTCAGGCCCATCTTCAGGCAGGGATCAAGGTTTTGTTCATCCGGCACGCCGGTGATGATGACCACCTCGGTGCTGATCGAGGCCTCAAGGAGTTTTTTGGCGAAGTCAATGCCGTTCATCTCCGGCATATTGATGTCGACCATCGCCAGGTCGTAGGCCTTGCCCTTAATGTTTTTAATGGCCTCCAGCGGATTGGTATGGGCCTCCACCACGTAGCCGCTGGCGGTGAGGGTGGTGGCGATGAAATCAACAATACTCGGTTCGTCGTCGACGATCAGCACCTGGGCGTTTTTTACCGCTCGTGCCTTATACCCCATGGGCATATGTTTCGTATGGGCAGGCAAGCTGCTCAACTCAGCTTTATAGATGGACATCGCGTACCGCTTTTTCCAGTTGGTCGAGGGTGAATGGTTTCTGGAGAAAAGCTGCGTTCCCGGTAGTTCCCCCCGGGCTTGTCTCGCGCTCTTGTCCGGACATAAAAATAATCCGTGCCCCAGGTTTGATAGCCAGCAGCTTCCGCTGGCATTCGTAGCCGTTGCCGTCACGAAGGCCGACATCCATCAGCACGGTGGTGATTATATCATGCAGGTGTTGGTATTCTTCCTGCGCTTCGGCGCAGGTATTGACACAAAACACCATATGCCCGCGTCGCTGCAGGCGGTTGAGGAGCAGGGTGCGCATCGCCTCGTCGTCTTCCACCACTAAAAAGCATTGCTTGGCCAGTCCGGTGTTCCCCGGCATGTGCCCGGCATCGGAAAGGATTTCGGGGTATTGCGCCTTTTTTCCCTCGCCCGTCACAGGAAAGTTGGCACTGGCCAGGGTGGTGTGGTCCGCGTCGCGGCTTATGCGGAGCCTTCCCCGGTGTCGCTCGGCCAGGATGCGCGCCGCATAAAGGCCGAGGCCGGGCAGGGCGCTGCCGGCAGGACCAGGCAGGATCGATCTTCCCGGAGAGGCGGCGACGTTATCCGGGCAGCCCGGCCCGTGGTCTCTGAAAGTGAAGGCCAGGGTCGCGGGAGTGGTGTCCTTTGCCAATCCGATGCTCAATGAAATTTCGCCGCCCTCCGGGGTGGCGTCAACGCAGTTTTCTCCCAGATAAAAAAGCAGCAGGATGATGTCCCGGCCATTGCCGATGATCTTTTCCTGGTCGATGGCCGACTCAACGACGAAGCGATGGACGCGGGAGATGCAGTTCAGCAGTTCAACGGCCTTGCTTGCGAGAAGGAGGGGCGATTGGCTGCCGCAGGCGGTTTCCCCGTCGCGGGTGAATCCATAAAGATTTGCGGTCTGGCTGATGCCGCGTTGCAGCAATTCGTCGATCAATTCACCCCGCTTGCCTGCGAGATCGCCGAGGAGGGCGTTCGCCTGCTGGAGCATGGCGGTTTGCCCGCCGAGACCGGTAAAGATGTTGTTATAGCTGTGAGCTACCCCACGCGCCACCCGCCGTACCGCGGTAAGGTACTTGTGCTGCAGCAGCAGGTTTTCGAGGTTAGTCTCGGACAGATCTAAGCCGATTGTCGCCATCAGTAGTTCTATGTACTTGAAACAGTATCGTAATTTAGGAAAGAAGAAGCTTGCCTGCGCTTCTCGTCCACTTCAATAGACGAAGTGTATCACAGGCCTTGGGGCGATTCAAATACCTGACCGGAGATTTTCTTTCTCCGGTATTATACCTGTGGCCGGGCCTCGAAACATCGATGGCCGGGGTGAGGCGGCAGAACGGCGGGGGGCTTAGGAAAGGAGCTTTTCTACCAGAGAGAGAAGTTCCACCGGTCGAAAGGGTTTTTCGAGAATTGCGTCGGCACCCAGTTTCTCGGCAAGCGACAGGTAGGTGCGCGGCTCCATCATGCCGCCGCCCGACATGGCGATAATTTTCGGCCGGGGCGTCTCCTGCACCAGTTCCATGATGACTTCGAGCCCTTCCTTGTCCGGCATGATGATGTCGGTGATAACCAGGTCGGGTTTGCTGGCGCGATAAGAATTTACCCCCTGAACACCATCAATGGCCGAGAGTACTTTGTAGCCGGAGCGTGAAAGGAGATCGCTCATCATGCGCAGCATGTTCTCATTGTCCTCAATGACCAGGATCGTCTTCATTGCCGTGGCCCTTTGTTAGTCCCGCCTTTCGGCGTGGATGGCGGTGTTATGATTTTCGAACTGCAAGAGAAGTTCCTGTAATTCATAATCGTTGATGAGATTTTTCTCAAGCAGAATGGTGCCAAATTTCTTCTGCAGGCGTTGTTGCTGGTAGATAAGCATGCGCAGCTGCTGTTCGCTGAGCATTCCGAGCATCCGGGCGGTCTCGCCAAAGGGTCTGCGGTGCTGCCGGTTATGGAGGATGGTGGCGATGTCATCCTGGTCAAAGATGCCGAAACGCCGTCCCAGTTCGCCGATACGTGGCCGTTCGATCCGCTGCCAGGCAAGGACCCTGGCAATGGTCCGCCAGTTGGCAAGGCCTGAATAGTACAAGAAATGGCCGAAGAGCAGCTGGCGGCGGGGCAGGGCGCCCTGATAGTATCTTTCGGTACTGGAAAATTCTGAGGTTCGCTGGATGTCGCCAGTGAGGATGATCGGTTTGACTGTTTGCCCCGCTACCGGCCGGGACCGTTGCCGGCTGTAGTCGAAAGGATACCGGCCAGAAGTGGTCTTGTCTGCCGAGGGGGCTACACTTGCCCGAAACGCCGGGGGAGGTGGGAGGGATTCTTTCTCTCGCAAATAGACCAGCAGATTCTCATAGGCCTTGCGCACCGTGGAAAAGGGCTCGGTGTTGCCCTGGCGTTCCGGCAGGTCCCTGCCCATCTGCGTGTCCGGATGGGTTTCCATCGCCCGCTTGCGAAAGGCGCTTTTGACCCCGCTGATCTGCAGATAGTGAAGAAACTCGCCTGAGATCCGCAGATCGTCGCCAAAGAGTATCTCGCACGACCGGAAAAGTTCTCTTTGGCTGTTGCTTACATTCATCTCTTCAGGTTCCGGTCGCTGATTATCATGTCGGCGTTCACAAACACAGGCGCAGCACCTCTTGGGCAATAAGGTTCAGCGGCAGTATCTTGTGAACTCCCCCATGTTTTATCGCCTCCGCCGGCATACCGAACACCACGCAGGAGGCCTCGTCCTGGGCGATATTGATCGCCCCGCCATCGGCCATCTCTTTCATGCTCCGCGCCCCGTCATCGCCCATGCCGGTCATGATGACCCCGACAAGGTTTTTACCGGCATAGCGTGCCGCCGAGCGAAAAAGCACATCAACCGAAGGCCGGTGCCGCGACACCAGGGGGCCGTCCTTAATCTCCACGTAGTAGCGGGCCCCGCTGCGTTTTAACAGGGTGTGATGATTACCGGGGGCGATCAGCACCCGGCCCCGCACCACCGTATCGTTGTCGGCGGCCTCCTTGACGGTTACCCGGCACAGGGAGTCGAGCCGTTTGGCAAAGGCGGCGGTAAAATTCTCCGGCATATGCTGGACGATGACCATGCCCGGCGCATCCTCGGGGAGCATCTCCAAAAAGACCCGGAGCGCCTCCGTGCCGCCGGTCGAGGCGCCGATGACCACCACCTTCTCGGTGGTCTGGATCATTGCCTTCGAATTTGGCTTGTCCATGATAACATCGGCGGAGTATTTGGGCGAGATTTCTTTCAGGCTGGAGGGCTCGGGCGGTGGGCGTTTCCGGCCCGAGCGCGATTCGGCGGCGGCCTTGATGGTGTCACAGATCGTTACCCGCGATTCTTCGAGGAACTGCTTGGTGCCCATGCGCGGTTTGGTGATGATATCCACTGCCCCGTACTCCAGGGCCTTGAGGGCCGATTCACCGCCGTTCTCGGCAAGACTTGAGCACATCACCACCGGCATCGGATGCTGGCTCATGATTTTTTGCAGGAAGGTCAGGCCGTCCATGCGCGGCATCTCGATATCCAGGGTAATGACATCGGGAACCACGGTTTTCAAGCGCTCGGCCGCGAGATACGGATCGGCGGCGGTGGCGACGACCTCTATCTCCGGGTCGGCATTGAGCATTTCGCAGAGGGTTTGCCGCACCAGCGCTGAGTCGTCAACGATCATCACCTTGATTTTTCGCATCTATTCTCCTATGCACATGGTGTTGCTGGCCAGTCTCAGCCTTCGCAGGTAGACGTCGCCGGTCATCATCGAAAACAGCAGCTTGCGTCCCCGGCTGCCGCCGATGTCGGAGGTGGCGATGGCCATGCCGAACTGTGCCAGGGCAATTTTTGCCTGGAGGATATTTTGGTCGCCAATGCTCTTGCGAGTATCGCCATATTCGCTGCCGGCGAGCACCTTCGCCCCGCCGAAGAGCTTGACGATGAGGTCGGATTTCCCGGTATATTCAAACATTTTTTTGCAAATGAAGGCAATGGCCGTGTCGACATAATGGACGTTGGTATGGTCTGCCGCTATTGGATTGCGCGGGTACATAGCGTGGCAGATGGCCCCGATCTTCTTGCTGGGGGAAAACAGGGTGACGGCGATGCATGATCCGAGGATGGTACTGACCAGGATGGGATTTTGGGAGATGATAACCTCCCCCGGCTTGAGGTAGACACTATTGCAATGGTTGGCGGCAATCCGTCTCATTTCTTCTGATATACCGTAGATCCCACTACTTGAAAATCGACATTGATGCCGTTCAGCGTCTCGGAATGGCCGAGAAAGAGGTAGCCCCCCGGCCGCAGTTGATTGTGGAACTTCTGCATCAAGGTCTGTTGGGTCGATTTATCGAAGTATATTACTACATTCCGGCAGAAGATAATATCCATTTTCTCCCCCAGGCCGAAATCGGCATCCATGAAATTGATCCTTTTAAAGGCGATCTTGGCACGGAGTTCCGGGCAGATACGGATCAGGCCGCGCTGCCTGTCGCGGCTGCGCA
This DNA window, taken from Desulforhopalus sp., encodes the following:
- a CDS encoding molecular chaperone DnaJ, yielding MNVSNSQRELFRSCEILFGDDLRISGEFLHYLQISGVKSAFRKRAMETHPDTQMGRDLPERQGNTEPFSTVRKAYENLLVYLREKESLPPPPAFRASVAPSADKTTSGRYPFDYSRQRSRPVAGQTVKPIILTGDIQRTSEFSSTERYYQGALPRRQLLFGHFLYYSGLANWRTIARVLAWQRIERPRIGELGRRFGIFDQDDIATILHNRQHRRPFGETARMLGMLSEQQLRMLIYQQQRLQKKFGTILLEKNLINDYELQELLLQFENHNTAIHAERRD
- a CDS encoding response regulator → MKTILVIEDNENMLRMMSDLLSRSGYKVLSAIDGVQGVNSYRASKPDLVITDIIMPDKEGLEVIMELVQETPRPKIIAMSGGGMMEPRTYLSLAEKLGADAILEKPFRPVELLSLVEKLLS
- a CDS encoding chemotaxis protein CheD; protein product: MRRIAANHCNSVYLKPGEVIISQNPILVSTILGSCIAVTLFSPSKKIGAICHAMYPRNPIAADHTNVHYVDTAIAFICKKMFEYTGKSDLIVKLFGGAKVLAGSEYGDTRKSIGDQNILQAKIALAQFGMAIATSDIGGSRGRKLLFSMMTGDVYLRRLRLASNTMCIGE
- a CDS encoding response regulator, with amino-acid sequence MATIGLDLSETNLENLLLQHKYLTAVRRVARGVAHSYNNIFTGLGGQTAMLQQANALLGDLAGKRGELIDELLQRGISQTANLYGFTRDGETACGSQSPLLLASKAVELLNCISRVHRFVVESAIDQEKIIGNGRDIILLLFYLGENCVDATPEGGEISLSIGLAKDTTPATLAFTFRDHGPGCPDNVAASPGRSILPGPAGSALPGLGLYAARILAERHRGRLRISRDADHTTLASANFPVTGEGKKAQYPEILSDAGHMPGNTGLAKQCFLVVEDDEAMRTLLLNRLQRRGHMVFCVNTCAEAQEEYQHLHDIITTVLMDVGLRDGNGYECQRKLLAIKPGARIIFMSGQERETSPGGTTGNAAFLQKPFTLDQLEKAVRDVHL
- a CDS encoding sigma-54 dependent transcriptional regulator: MSIYKAELSSLPAHTKHMPMGYKARAVKNAQVLIVDDEPSIVDFIATTLTASGYVVEAHTNPLEAIKNIKGKAYDLAMVDINMPEMNGIDFAKKLLEASISTEVVIITGVPDEQNLDPCLKMGLTHFLFKPFNESQLVYTVYAALHFKRLRNAFVTSNSPERKGSGYIGVSMSTRDIRDEIASLANLDIPVLILGKSGTGKEIIARDIHRNSSRSGNVFMPVNCAVLGTLAETELFGHVSGAFTGAVKSTKGYIGTADGGTLFFDEVGELPLEVQAKLLRFLDDGEYSRVGEAKIHKVDVRVVAATNRDLEEMCRAGKFREDLYFRLSASIIKTTPLDERKGDILPLIWHFLDLFGTAKNITYEISADAASQLIDKDWPGNVRQLKQTLYKISQMATSRKISLADVRRVVGDSGQDSVISYKEAKEQALEEFDRDYLLKTLCLSQGSLQQALKLSGMHKKNFYAKIKELGLAMKDFSSQPSDTALSGEHPTKYQ
- a CDS encoding chemotaxis response regulator protein-glutamate methylesterase, which gives rise to MRKIKVMIVDDSALVRQTLCEMLNADPEIEVVATAADPYLAAERLKTVVPDVITLDIEMPRMDGLTFLQKIMSQHPMPVVMCSSLAENGGESALKALEYGAVDIITKPRMGTKQFLEESRVTICDTIKAAAESRSGRKRPPPEPSSLKEISPKYSADVIMDKPNSKAMIQTTEKVVVIGASTGGTEALRVFLEMLPEDAPGMVIVQHMPENFTAAFAKRLDSLCRVTVKEAADNDTVVRGRVLIAPGNHHTLLKRSGARYYVEIKDGPLVSRHRPSVDVLFRSAARYAGKNLVGVIMTGMGDDGARSMKEMADGGAINIAQDEASCVVFGMPAEAIKHGGVHKILPLNLIAQEVLRLCL